In the Pleuronectes platessa chromosome 8, fPlePla1.1, whole genome shotgun sequence genome, one interval contains:
- the LOC128445439 gene encoding thiosulfate sulfurtransferase/rhodanese-like domain-containing protein 2 — protein sequence MAAEDPCSQFSDWEPDSSTRGSGVKQEKQLCASQRRFYSLCRRKSFAVFVTSKSHGSQEEGGASWCCCGQSFREHSAIHKHVARTHVGEIEQLTQTTYKCFLSQLEEEAKTQDTNQSKAEAVDISAWIPDTSHISEEQLQKGPGKVVLFYHYCQVEDPQVICAWQKALCVKLHLTGKVRVASEGVNGTVGGTDMATDIYISAMCSHPLFRMEREDFKTSDGGAECFTDLRVGVYKEIVPMGVDPDVISYQLAGIHLEPEEFHKEVEALLTEGDLCTDTILLDCRNFYESKIGQFTECLAPNIRKFSYFPDYIDQNLDLFRDKKVLMYCTGGIRCERGSAYLRSKDVCKEVYQLKGGIHKYLERFPEGFYRGKLFVFDERYTISSNRDIISDCRYCGSPWDQYKLCSTQFCCQLVLSCPSCRRDGHTSCCPTCQTKGRAQSEAPSAAPHQREECECTDGRPRIPQDV from the exons atggcagcagaGGATCCCTGCTCCCAGTTCTCAGACTGGGAGCCGGACTCGTCCACGCGTGGTAGTGGAGTGAAGCAGGAGAAACAGCTGTGTGCTTCCCAGAGGAGGTTCTACAGCCTCTGcaggaggaag TCATTTGCTGTCTTTGTGACCTCCAAGAGCCACGGCAGTCAGGAGGAAGGAGGTGCATCCTGGTGCTGCTGCGGCCAGAGCTTCAGGGAACACTCGGCTATTCACAAACACGTGGCCAGGACTCACGTGGGGGAAATAGAGCAGCTGACACAGACGACATACAAGTGTTTTTTAAGCcaactggaggaagaagctAAAACACAGGATACAAACCAGAGCAAAGCCGAGGCGGTGGACATTTCTGCATGGATACCCGACACCAGCCACATTTCTGAGGAGCAGCTTCAGAA GGGTCCGGGAAAGGTTGTCCTCTTTTATCACTACTGTCAAGTGGAGGATCCGCAGGTCATCTGTGCGTGGCAGAAAGCTTTGTGTGTAAAGCTCCATCTAACTGGCAAG GTGAGGGTGGCGTCCGAGGGCGTCAATGGAACAGTGGGTGGAACCGACATGGCGACGGACATTTACATCAGCGCTATGTGTTCACATCCCTTGTTCAGGATGGAGAGGGAGGATTTTAAG ACCAGTGATGGTGGTGCAGAGTGTTTCACAGACCTCAGGGTTGGGGTCTATAAAGAAATCGTCCCCATGGGAGTGGACCCTGATGTCATCTCCTACCAATTAGCAG GAATTCATTTGGAGCCTGAGGAGTTTCACAAAGAGGTGGAGGCTCTTTTGACCGAAGGGGATTTGTGCACTGACACCATTCTCCTCGACTGCCGCAACTTTTACGAGAGTAAAATT gGGCAGTTTACTGAGTGTCTGGCCCCAAACATCCGTAAGTTCAGCTACTTCCCGGACTACATCGACCAGAACCTTGACCTGTTCAGGGACAAAAAGGTCCTCATGTACTGCACAGGAGGGATCCGCTGTGAGCGAGGCTCTGCCTACCTCCGCTCGAAA GATGTGTGCAAAGAGGTTTACCAGCTGAAAGGTGGAATTCACAAGTACCTGGAGCGTTTCCCAGAAGGTTTCTATCGTGGAAAACTTTTTGTGTTTGATGAGCGTTACACCATCTCCTCCAACAGAGACATCATCTCAG ACTGCAGGTACTGCGGCAGTCCGTGGGACCAGTACAAGCTCTGCTCCACCCAGTTCTGCTGCCAGCTGGTTCTGTCGTGTCCCAGCTGCAGACGGGACGGACACACCTCCTGCTGTCCCACCTGCCAAACCAAGGGACGAGCTCAGAGCGAGGCACCGTCCGCCGCTCCACATCAGAGAGAGGAGTGCGAGTGCACAGACGGGCGTCCCAGGATCCCTCAGGATGTGTAA
- the LOC128445437 gene encoding nuclear cap-binding protein subunit 1 isoform X2: MSRRRHSDENDGGQAHKRRRTSEPIEIEDRLESLICRVGEKSTSSLESNLEGLAGVLEADLPNYKNKILRILCSVARLLPEKLTVYTTLVGLLNARNYNFGGEFVEAMIRQLKETLKNNLYNEAVYLIRFLSDLVNCHVIAAPSMVAMFENFISVTQEEDVPQVRSDWFVYVVLSSLPWVGKELYEKKDVEMDRLLSQVEGYLKRRVKTHVPMLQVWTAEKPHPQEEYLDCLWSQIQKLKKDRWQERHILRPYIAFDSVLCEALQHNLPPFTPPGHMPDAQYPMPQVVFRMFDYTDAPEGPVMPGSHSVERFVIEENLHCIIKTHWKERKSCAAQLLSYPGKNKIPLNYHIVEVIFGELFQLPAPPHLDVMYTTLLIELCKLQPGSLPQVLAQATEMMYMRLDTMNTTCIDRLINWFSHHLSNFQFRWSWDDWSDCLSVDLDKPKPKFVKEVLEKSMRLSYHQRMVDIVPPTFSALIPAEPIFIYKYMAESASSLPGYPVSITVGNAIKNRASNEEIMSILKDVPNPNQEDDDDEGETFNPLKIDVFLQTLLHLAAKSFSHSFSALAKFHEILKALTESDEGKLHMLKVVYEAWRNHPQMIAVLVDKMIRTQIVDCAAVANWLFSQDMAHEFTRLFIWEILHSTIRKMNKHVQKIQVELEEAKDKLEKQQHKRQKDSGDEEDMEKNSEDEDGQLEEQIDRLQEKVESAQSEQKNLFLVIFQRFIMLLTEHLVRCETGSVDISTAWYKSCIERLQEIFLMHHVTIHQYMGTLENLLFTAELDPHILAVYQQFCALQL; this comes from the exons ATGTCCCGGAGACGACACAGCGACGAGAACGACG GAGGTCAGGCCCATAAAAGGAGGAGAACATCTGAGCCCATCGAGATCGAGGATCGTCTGGAGTCACTGATATGTCGTGTGGGGGAGAAG AGTACGTCGTCCCTGGAGAGCAACCTGGAGGGGCTCGCCGGCGTCTTAGAGGCCGACCTCCCAAACTACAAGAACAAAATCCTGCGCATTTTATGTTCTGT CGCCCGCCTCCTACCTGAGAAGCTGACTGTCTACACAACCTTAGTCGGCCTCCTCAACGCCAGAAACTACAACTTCGGGGGCGAGTTTGTCGAGGCGATGATCAGACAACTCAAAGAAACCTTGAAAAACAACTTGTACAATGAAGCTGTTTACTTG ATTCGTTTTCTGTCTGACTTGGTCAACTGCCATGTGATTGCCGCTCCTTCCATGGTGGCCATGTTTGAAAATTTTATCAGTGTTACTCAAGAGGAGGATGTACCACAG GTTCGGTCGGACTGGTTTGTGTACGtggttctctcctctctgccctgGGTCGGTAAGGAGCTCTACGAGAAGAAGGACGTTGAGATGGACCGACTCCTCAGTCAGGTCGAGGGCTACCTCAA GAGGAGAGTAAAGACTCATGTCCCGATGCTGCAGGTTTGGACAGCGGAGAAGCCTCATCCtcaagaggag TACCTGGACTGCCTCTGGTCTCAGATACAGAAGCTAAAAAAAGACCGGTGGCAGGAGCGCCACATCCTTCGCCCGTACATCGCCTTCGACAGCGTCCTGTGTGAGGCTCTGCAGCACAACCTGCCCCCCTTCACTCCACCGGGCCACATGCCCGACGCTCAGTATCCGATGCCCCAGGTCGTCTTCCGCATGTTCGACTACACTGACGCCCCCGAG GGTCCTGTGATGCCCGGCAGTCACTCTGTGGAGAGATTTGTCATCGAAGAAAACCTGCACTGCATCATCAAGACTCActggaaagagaggaaatcatg TGCTGCTCAGCTACTCAGTTATCCAGGGAAAAATAAGATTCCGCTCAACTATCACATTGTGGAG gTGATTTTCGGGGAGCTCTTCCAGCTGCCCGCTCCGCCTCACCTTGACGTCATGTACACCACACTGCTTATTGAACTCTGCAAGCTGCAGCCGGGTTCTCTGCCTCAAGTC TTGGCCCAAGCCACAGAGATGATGTACATGAGGCTGGACACCATGAACACCACCTGCATAGACAG ACTAATTAACTGGTTTTCTCATCATTTGAGCAACTTCCAGTTTCGATGGAGCTGGGACGACTG GTCCGACTGCCTGTCTGTGGATCTAGATAAACCCAAGCCCAAGTTTGTGAAAGAAGTTCTGGAGAAGTCTATGAG ACTTTCGTACCATCAGCGGATGGTGGACATCGTCCCTCCGACCTTCTCGGCGCTCATCCCCGCTGAACCCATCTTCATTTACAAGTACATGGCCGAGAGCGCTT CATCGTTGCCGGGTTACCCAGTATCCATCACTGTGGGGAACGCCATCAAGAACCGGGCGTCCAACGAGGAGATCATGTCCATCCTCAAAGACGTGCCCAACCCCAACCAGGAAGACGACGATG ATGAAGGCGAGACTTTCAACCCTCTGAAGATCGACGTGTTCCTGCAGACTCTTCTCCACCTGGCCGCCAAATCCTTCAGCCACTCCTTCAGCGCCCTCGCCAA GTTCCATGAGATCCTGAAGGCGCTGACCGAAAGCGACGAGGGGAAGCTGCACATGCTGAAGGTGGTTTATGAGGCGTGGAGGAACCACCCACAG ATGATTGCCGTGTTGGTGGATAAAATGATCCGGACTCAGATTGTCGACTGTGCTGCTGTCGCCAACTGGCTCTTCTCCCAGGACATGGCTCACGAGTTCACCAG ACTGTTCATCTGGGAGATTTTGCACTCCACCATTCGAAAGATGAACAAACACGTCCAGAAGAtccaggtggagctggaggaggccaaGGACAAGCTGGAGAAACAGCAGCATAAGAGG CAGAAGGACAGCGGGGACGAGGAGGACATGGAGAAGAACAGCGAGGACGAGGACggtcagctggaggagcagatcGACCGGCTACAGGAGAAGGTGGAGTCGGCTCAGAGCGAACAGAAGAACCTCTTCCTCGTCATCTTCCAG CGCTTCATCATGTTGTTGACCGAGCACTTGGTTCGCTGTGAGACCGGAAGTGTGGACATCAGCACGGCCTGGTACAAGAGCTGCATCGAGCGCCTGCAGGAGATCTTCCTcatg CACCATGTGACCATCCACCAGTACATGGGCACCCTGGAGAACCTGCTGTTCACCGCGGAGCTCGACCCCCACATCCTGGCCGTCTACCAGCAGTTCTGTGCTCTGCAGCTCTAA
- the LOC128445437 gene encoding nuclear cap-binding protein subunit 1 isoform X1, translated as MSRRRHSDENDGGQAHKRRRTSEPIEIEDRLESLICRVGEKSTSSLESNLEGLAGVLEADLPNYKNKILRILCSVARLLPEKLTVYTTLVGLLNARNYNFGGEFVEAMIRQLKETLKNNLYNEAVYLIRFLSDLVNCHVIAAPSMVAMFENFISVTQEEDVPQVRSDWFVYVVLSSLPWVGKELYEKKDVEMDRLLSQVEGYLKRRVKTHVPMLQVWTAEKPHPQEEYLDCLWSQIQKLKKDRWQERHILRPYIAFDSVLCEALQHNLPPFTPPGHMPDAQYPMPQVVFRMFDYTDAPEGPVMPGSHSVERFVIEENLHCIIKTHWKERKSCAAQLLSYPGKNKIPLNYHIVEVIFGELFQLPAPPHLDVMYTTLLIELCKLQPGSLPQVLAQATEMMYMRLDTMNTTCIDRLINWFSHHLSNFQFRWSWDDWSDCLSVDLDKPKPKFVKEVLEKSMRLSYHQRMVDIVPPTFSALIPAEPIFIYKYMAESASSLPGYPVSITVGNAIKNRASNEEIMSILKDVPNPNQEDDDDEGETFNPLKIDVFLQTLLHLAAKSFSHSFSALAKFHEILKALTESDEGKLHMLKVVYEAWRNHPQMIAVLVDKMIRTQIVDCAAVANWLFSQDMAHEFTRLFIWEILHSTIRKMNKHVQKIQVELEEAKDKLEKQQHKRLGLVHQQKDSGDEEDMEKNSEDEDGQLEEQIDRLQEKVESAQSEQKNLFLVIFQRFIMLLTEHLVRCETGSVDISTAWYKSCIERLQEIFLMHHVTIHQYMGTLENLLFTAELDPHILAVYQQFCALQL; from the exons ATGTCCCGGAGACGACACAGCGACGAGAACGACG GAGGTCAGGCCCATAAAAGGAGGAGAACATCTGAGCCCATCGAGATCGAGGATCGTCTGGAGTCACTGATATGTCGTGTGGGGGAGAAG AGTACGTCGTCCCTGGAGAGCAACCTGGAGGGGCTCGCCGGCGTCTTAGAGGCCGACCTCCCAAACTACAAGAACAAAATCCTGCGCATTTTATGTTCTGT CGCCCGCCTCCTACCTGAGAAGCTGACTGTCTACACAACCTTAGTCGGCCTCCTCAACGCCAGAAACTACAACTTCGGGGGCGAGTTTGTCGAGGCGATGATCAGACAACTCAAAGAAACCTTGAAAAACAACTTGTACAATGAAGCTGTTTACTTG ATTCGTTTTCTGTCTGACTTGGTCAACTGCCATGTGATTGCCGCTCCTTCCATGGTGGCCATGTTTGAAAATTTTATCAGTGTTACTCAAGAGGAGGATGTACCACAG GTTCGGTCGGACTGGTTTGTGTACGtggttctctcctctctgccctgGGTCGGTAAGGAGCTCTACGAGAAGAAGGACGTTGAGATGGACCGACTCCTCAGTCAGGTCGAGGGCTACCTCAA GAGGAGAGTAAAGACTCATGTCCCGATGCTGCAGGTTTGGACAGCGGAGAAGCCTCATCCtcaagaggag TACCTGGACTGCCTCTGGTCTCAGATACAGAAGCTAAAAAAAGACCGGTGGCAGGAGCGCCACATCCTTCGCCCGTACATCGCCTTCGACAGCGTCCTGTGTGAGGCTCTGCAGCACAACCTGCCCCCCTTCACTCCACCGGGCCACATGCCCGACGCTCAGTATCCGATGCCCCAGGTCGTCTTCCGCATGTTCGACTACACTGACGCCCCCGAG GGTCCTGTGATGCCCGGCAGTCACTCTGTGGAGAGATTTGTCATCGAAGAAAACCTGCACTGCATCATCAAGACTCActggaaagagaggaaatcatg TGCTGCTCAGCTACTCAGTTATCCAGGGAAAAATAAGATTCCGCTCAACTATCACATTGTGGAG gTGATTTTCGGGGAGCTCTTCCAGCTGCCCGCTCCGCCTCACCTTGACGTCATGTACACCACACTGCTTATTGAACTCTGCAAGCTGCAGCCGGGTTCTCTGCCTCAAGTC TTGGCCCAAGCCACAGAGATGATGTACATGAGGCTGGACACCATGAACACCACCTGCATAGACAG ACTAATTAACTGGTTTTCTCATCATTTGAGCAACTTCCAGTTTCGATGGAGCTGGGACGACTG GTCCGACTGCCTGTCTGTGGATCTAGATAAACCCAAGCCCAAGTTTGTGAAAGAAGTTCTGGAGAAGTCTATGAG ACTTTCGTACCATCAGCGGATGGTGGACATCGTCCCTCCGACCTTCTCGGCGCTCATCCCCGCTGAACCCATCTTCATTTACAAGTACATGGCCGAGAGCGCTT CATCGTTGCCGGGTTACCCAGTATCCATCACTGTGGGGAACGCCATCAAGAACCGGGCGTCCAACGAGGAGATCATGTCCATCCTCAAAGACGTGCCCAACCCCAACCAGGAAGACGACGATG ATGAAGGCGAGACTTTCAACCCTCTGAAGATCGACGTGTTCCTGCAGACTCTTCTCCACCTGGCCGCCAAATCCTTCAGCCACTCCTTCAGCGCCCTCGCCAA GTTCCATGAGATCCTGAAGGCGCTGACCGAAAGCGACGAGGGGAAGCTGCACATGCTGAAGGTGGTTTATGAGGCGTGGAGGAACCACCCACAG ATGATTGCCGTGTTGGTGGATAAAATGATCCGGACTCAGATTGTCGACTGTGCTGCTGTCGCCAACTGGCTCTTCTCCCAGGACATGGCTCACGAGTTCACCAG ACTGTTCATCTGGGAGATTTTGCACTCCACCATTCGAAAGATGAACAAACACGTCCAGAAGAtccaggtggagctggaggaggccaaGGACAAGCTGGAGAAACAGCAGCATAAGAGG TTGGGGCTTGTACACCAGCAGAAGGACAGCGGGGACGAGGAGGACATGGAGAAGAACAGCGAGGACGAGGACggtcagctggaggagcagatcGACCGGCTACAGGAGAAGGTGGAGTCGGCTCAGAGCGAACAGAAGAACCTCTTCCTCGTCATCTTCCAG CGCTTCATCATGTTGTTGACCGAGCACTTGGTTCGCTGTGAGACCGGAAGTGTGGACATCAGCACGGCCTGGTACAAGAGCTGCATCGAGCGCCTGCAGGAGATCTTCCTcatg CACCATGTGACCATCCACCAGTACATGGGCACCCTGGAGAACCTGCTGTTCACCGCGGAGCTCGACCCCCACATCCTGGCCGTCTACCAGCAGTTCTGTGCTCTGCAGCTCTAA
- the LOC128445437 gene encoding nuclear cap-binding protein subunit 1 isoform X3 yields MSRRRHSDENDGGQAHKRRRTSEPIEIEDRLESLICRVGEKSTSSLESNLEGLAGVLEADLPNYKNKILRILCSVARLLPEKLTVYTTLVGLLNARNYNFGGEFVEAMIRQLKETLKNNLYNEAVYLIRFLSDLVNCHVIAAPSMVAMFENFISVTQEEDVPQVRSDWFVYVVLSSLPWVGKELYEKKDVEMDRLLSQVEGYLKRRVKTHVPMLQVWTAEKPHPQEEYLDCLWSQIQKLKKDRWQERHILRPYIAFDSVLCEALQHNLPPFTPPGHMPDAQYPMPQVVFRMFDYTDAPEGPVMPGSHSVERFVIEENLHCIIKTHWKERKSCAAQLLSYPGKNKIPLNYHIVEVIFGELFQLPAPPHLDVMYTTLLIELCKLQPGSLPQVLAQATEMMYMRLDTMNTTCIDRLINWFSHHLSNFQFRWSWDDWSDCLSVDLDKPKPKFVKEVLEKSMRLSYHQRMVDIVPPTFSALIPAEPIFIYKYMAESASSLPGYPVSITVGNAIKNRASNEEIMSILKDVPNPNQEDDDDEGETFNPLKIDVFLQTLLHLAAKSFSHSFSALAKFHEILKALTESDEGKLHMLKVVYEAWRNHPQMIAVLVDKMIRTQIVDCAAVANWLFSQDMAHEFTRLFIWEILHSTIRKMNKHVQKIQVELEEAKDKLEKQQHKRKDSGDEEDMEKNSEDEDGQLEEQIDRLQEKVESAQSEQKNLFLVIFQRFIMLLTEHLVRCETGSVDISTAWYKSCIERLQEIFLMHHVTIHQYMGTLENLLFTAELDPHILAVYQQFCALQL; encoded by the exons ATGTCCCGGAGACGACACAGCGACGAGAACGACG GAGGTCAGGCCCATAAAAGGAGGAGAACATCTGAGCCCATCGAGATCGAGGATCGTCTGGAGTCACTGATATGTCGTGTGGGGGAGAAG AGTACGTCGTCCCTGGAGAGCAACCTGGAGGGGCTCGCCGGCGTCTTAGAGGCCGACCTCCCAAACTACAAGAACAAAATCCTGCGCATTTTATGTTCTGT CGCCCGCCTCCTACCTGAGAAGCTGACTGTCTACACAACCTTAGTCGGCCTCCTCAACGCCAGAAACTACAACTTCGGGGGCGAGTTTGTCGAGGCGATGATCAGACAACTCAAAGAAACCTTGAAAAACAACTTGTACAATGAAGCTGTTTACTTG ATTCGTTTTCTGTCTGACTTGGTCAACTGCCATGTGATTGCCGCTCCTTCCATGGTGGCCATGTTTGAAAATTTTATCAGTGTTACTCAAGAGGAGGATGTACCACAG GTTCGGTCGGACTGGTTTGTGTACGtggttctctcctctctgccctgGGTCGGTAAGGAGCTCTACGAGAAGAAGGACGTTGAGATGGACCGACTCCTCAGTCAGGTCGAGGGCTACCTCAA GAGGAGAGTAAAGACTCATGTCCCGATGCTGCAGGTTTGGACAGCGGAGAAGCCTCATCCtcaagaggag TACCTGGACTGCCTCTGGTCTCAGATACAGAAGCTAAAAAAAGACCGGTGGCAGGAGCGCCACATCCTTCGCCCGTACATCGCCTTCGACAGCGTCCTGTGTGAGGCTCTGCAGCACAACCTGCCCCCCTTCACTCCACCGGGCCACATGCCCGACGCTCAGTATCCGATGCCCCAGGTCGTCTTCCGCATGTTCGACTACACTGACGCCCCCGAG GGTCCTGTGATGCCCGGCAGTCACTCTGTGGAGAGATTTGTCATCGAAGAAAACCTGCACTGCATCATCAAGACTCActggaaagagaggaaatcatg TGCTGCTCAGCTACTCAGTTATCCAGGGAAAAATAAGATTCCGCTCAACTATCACATTGTGGAG gTGATTTTCGGGGAGCTCTTCCAGCTGCCCGCTCCGCCTCACCTTGACGTCATGTACACCACACTGCTTATTGAACTCTGCAAGCTGCAGCCGGGTTCTCTGCCTCAAGTC TTGGCCCAAGCCACAGAGATGATGTACATGAGGCTGGACACCATGAACACCACCTGCATAGACAG ACTAATTAACTGGTTTTCTCATCATTTGAGCAACTTCCAGTTTCGATGGAGCTGGGACGACTG GTCCGACTGCCTGTCTGTGGATCTAGATAAACCCAAGCCCAAGTTTGTGAAAGAAGTTCTGGAGAAGTCTATGAG ACTTTCGTACCATCAGCGGATGGTGGACATCGTCCCTCCGACCTTCTCGGCGCTCATCCCCGCTGAACCCATCTTCATTTACAAGTACATGGCCGAGAGCGCTT CATCGTTGCCGGGTTACCCAGTATCCATCACTGTGGGGAACGCCATCAAGAACCGGGCGTCCAACGAGGAGATCATGTCCATCCTCAAAGACGTGCCCAACCCCAACCAGGAAGACGACGATG ATGAAGGCGAGACTTTCAACCCTCTGAAGATCGACGTGTTCCTGCAGACTCTTCTCCACCTGGCCGCCAAATCCTTCAGCCACTCCTTCAGCGCCCTCGCCAA GTTCCATGAGATCCTGAAGGCGCTGACCGAAAGCGACGAGGGGAAGCTGCACATGCTGAAGGTGGTTTATGAGGCGTGGAGGAACCACCCACAG ATGATTGCCGTGTTGGTGGATAAAATGATCCGGACTCAGATTGTCGACTGTGCTGCTGTCGCCAACTGGCTCTTCTCCCAGGACATGGCTCACGAGTTCACCAG ACTGTTCATCTGGGAGATTTTGCACTCCACCATTCGAAAGATGAACAAACACGTCCAGAAGAtccaggtggagctggaggaggccaaGGACAAGCTGGAGAAACAGCAGCATAAGAGG AAGGACAGCGGGGACGAGGAGGACATGGAGAAGAACAGCGAGGACGAGGACggtcagctggaggagcagatcGACCGGCTACAGGAGAAGGTGGAGTCGGCTCAGAGCGAACAGAAGAACCTCTTCCTCGTCATCTTCCAG CGCTTCATCATGTTGTTGACCGAGCACTTGGTTCGCTGTGAGACCGGAAGTGTGGACATCAGCACGGCCTGGTACAAGAGCTGCATCGAGCGCCTGCAGGAGATCTTCCTcatg CACCATGTGACCATCCACCAGTACATGGGCACCCTGGAGAACCTGCTGTTCACCGCGGAGCTCGACCCCCACATCCTGGCCGTCTACCAGCAGTTCTGTGCTCTGCAGCTCTAA
- the slc49a3 gene encoding solute carrier family 49 member A3 yields MEENGAGTNGGEASSSSSSSSCDVPREPNVELKKLLFFKVYKRRWFVLLILCLLNCSNAMIWLTFAPVADQSAHFLKVTLEGVNWLSLVFMVVAIPLSFGTTWMLDTLGLRITLILGAWLNMFGALLRFLASDVVDISPKVVFPLMMVGQTLGAIAQPLIIFTPTKLAALWFPDHQRATANTIATMSNPLGILLANIISPLMAQTSAQIPKLLLVYATPACFICFLATVGIRSSTPPTPPSASAESSASEPFVQGIKLLMKNRPYLVLLVCFGSGIAVFTCFSTLLEQILCVQGYTNDFAGLCGALFIVFGIVGAGALGLYVDKTKKFIEATKINMSITALACIVFSVVCLMREQKVAVAVVCSLFGFFGFSIYPVVMELSVECSYPVGEATSAGLVFVSGQVQSVLYIVILQALTKRIADSPLSTCGDAVFSWKVPMMVMAGLCSLFSCCFVVLFHTRYRRLEAEMEATYGTRRTSDPAHCVETSDPAQSVVTSDPAHSVETSDPAHCVETSDPAHCVETSGHAKSEATSDPAHSEATSDSAHVLAT; encoded by the exons ATGGAGGAGAATGGCGCTGGCACGAATGGCGGTGaagcctcctcttcttcctcctcttcctcctgtgatGTTCCCAGGGAGCCGAACGTGGAGCTGAAGAAGCTGCTGTTCTTCAAAGTGTACAAGAGGCGGTGGTTCGTGCTGCTGATCCTGTGTCTGCTGAACTGCTCCAACGCCATG ATATGGCTGACCTTTGCACCAGTAGCAGACCAGTCTGCCCATTTCCTGAAAGTCACCCTGGAGGGTGTCAACTGGTTGTCGCTGGTCTTCATGGTGGTGGCCATCCCGCTCAGCTTCGGCACCACGTGGATGCTGGACACGCTCGGGCTTCGGATCACG TTGATCCTGGGCGCCTGGCTGAACATGTTCGGAGCCCTGCTGCGCTTCCTCGCCTCGGATGTGGTCGACATATCCCCGAAGGTGGTGTTCCCCCTGATGATGGTGGGTCAGACCCTCGGGGCCATCGCCCAGCCCCTCATCATCTTCACCCCCACCAAGCTGGCAGCCCTCTGGTTCCCCGACCACCAGCGGGCCACAGCCAACACGATCGCCACCATGT CCAATCCGCTGGGCATCCTCCTCGCTAACATCATCTCTCCTCTGATGGCTCAGACATCTGCTCAAATCCCAAAGCTG TTGCTTGTCTATGCAACCCCGGCCTGCTTCATCTGTTTCCTAGCAACAGTGGGGATACGGAGCAGCACCCCCCCCACGCCACCGTCAGCCAGTGCCGAGTCCTCCGCCTCGGAACCCTTTGTGCAGGGCATCAAACTG CTGATGAAGAACAGACCCTACCTCGTCCTGCTGGTCTGCTTCGGCTCGGGCATCGCCGTGTTCACCTGCTTCTCCACGCTGCTGGAGCAGATCCTGTGTGTGCAGGGATACACCAAC GACTTCGCCGGGCTGTGCGGCGCCCTCTTCATCGTGTTCGGCATCGTGGGCGCCGGCGCTCTGGGACTCTACGTCGACAAGACCAAGAAGTTCATCGAAGCCACGAAGATCAACATGAGCATCACTGCTCTGGCCTGCATCGTCTTCTCAGTG GTGTGTCTGATGCGGGAGCAGAAAGTGGCCGTGGCCGTCGTCTGTTCCCTCTTCGGCTTTTTCGGTTTCTCCATCTACCCGGTAGTCATGGAGCTCTCTGTGGAGTGTTCGTATCCGGTCGGTGAAGCCACGTCGGCCGGACTCGTCTTCGTGTCGGG ACAGGTTCAGTCTGTTCTCTACATCGTGATCCTCCAGGCGCTGACCAAGCGGATCGCCGACTCTCCTCTGTCGACCTGCGGGGACGCGGTGTTCAGCTGGAAAG TGCCGATGATGGTGATGGCCGGACTGTGCAGTTTGTTCAGCTGCTGCTTCGTCGTCCTCTTCCACACGAGATACAGACGCCTGGAGGCGGAGATGGAAGCCACGTACGGCACCAGGCGAACCAGTGACCCCGCCCACTGTGTGGAGACCAGTGACCCCGCCCAGAGTGTAGTTACCAGTGACCCCGCCCACAGCGTGGAGACCAGTGACCCCGCCCACTGTGTGGAAACCAGTGACCCCGCCCACTGTGTGGAGACCAGTGGACACGCCAAGAGTGAGGCGACCAGTGACCCCGCCCACAGTGAGGCGACCAGTGACTCCGCCCATGTTTTGGCGACGTGA